The region ATAAATACAGGCGAGAGTACTGGTCATACGCATAGCCGTCTGTAAATGCTTCAACACTTATTCTTTTCTCATCATCCGAGTATCTTACCTTTTCTATCATTTACTACATTAAGTTCAGGATTTCGCCATCCTTCCTGAGCAGTTTTATAGAGACATTGTATTTTTCAACCTCCCTTTCTATCAGGACATTATCTGCGTATTCCTCAAATTTATGCGTAACTTTTTCCACTTTTCCTCTGACAATGTGCTTATCTTCGCCTTCTCCAACAACTCCGTCAAGACAACCGTTTGCAAGCAACAAACCAAGATGGCCTGTGTGCAGGGGAAGTGGCGGTCTTCCGATATCATTGCCGTTCCCCTCACCATAGCCATTGAATTTCTGCCATAAAACTGATTTTCCCATTTCCTTTTCAAGCTCTTTTTCGTCTATCAGAGAGGAGCAGAACAACGAAACAGGCACTGAAGGAGGAAGCTTATAAAGAGGCTCTTTGGAATACGGAATTTCCGGAAGATTTTCTCTATAAACGCTTTGTAATCTCCAAAAATCATTTTCATTTACGACACTTTTGCTCTTTTTTCTTCCGAACAGAACAATCTGTTTTTGTGCCTCATACTCCTCGTCCGGGAACCTGAATACATTGAAATCACAAAAACGATAGGAAAGTATCTTTGCAATATCTTCATTCAATCTATGCTGCGGAATTATGTATATAAGAGTGCCGGAGGGCTGAAGGTATTTTACTGTGTCTTTAAGGAAGGTTTTCTCTTTTCTCTCGCTGTCAGCATCGTCGGAGTGAATCTCCCAATCGTAAGGTGGATTAAGCAAAAGACAGGAGAAAGCATTATTGCTTATCTTTGAATCCTCATAACTTCCTGTAATGACATAATCAAGATTGGTTTTAGCCTGTTTGCCTCTGTGCTCGTCAAGTTCAATGCCATAAGTGGTGGCGTTAAAACCTTCGGTAAGTTTTTTCAGCGCCAATCCTTCGCCACAGCACGGGTCTAAAATATTGACATTATCCTGCGGGAACTTCAGAAAAGAGCTTATTCTTTCAACAACTGATAAAGGAGTAGGATAATACCCCATCTTAATTTTCCCTTCGAGTCGCATATTATTTCGTTGGGCGGGGACTATAAATGGATTGTGCTACTTTGGAAGCGGAATAAAAATTGAGAAAAAACTTTACAATACTGTAATCATATTTATGTTTTCAACATTGGTGAAATTAAGAGCTATATTGAATAAAAATTTTTGTTAGGAGGTATAATGGCAGACTTATTAGATAAAGGGGATGAAATCTTAAACTGGATGTATCAAAAATATCCAAACGAAAGCATTCCCAGAGAAGTTGTAGAAAGAGAGATAAAAATGGAAGGTGTTAATCTTGATGAATGCGTAATTTATTTACACTCAAAGGAATATATTAACCTATATAGAGAAGGCACCGGTCATTTTGTAATGAGTATCACTCCTGATGGGCTTAAAAAAGCTAAGGAATCTTCTTTAGTATTAAGTGGCAATACACAGTATTTTAGTTTTCAGGATAAAGCTAATAAAATAATATCGGTATTAGTTCAGGCATTTGAATTTTCTTTATTAAATGGGGCCAAGGAACTTGCAAGGGAAAACAAGAGAACTATTGTGGAGCCTATCGATATAATATTAAGTTTTGATAGTGCGATTGAAAAATTAAAAAAGGCAAAAGAAATGTTAGATAAAGATAGAGATAAAAGTAAAGATTTAGAACATATTAGATTGACTTTTCAAAATATGTTTAAATAAAAAGGGCTTTTCAAGGGAGGTAATAATGGATGCAAGTAAAGGTCTACTAATTCCGGAAAGAACAACCGCTTTGTTAACAGAAAAAGTGAAATCCTTTGAAGAAAGGCTTCATGAACTATCAAAACATTATTGTGAAGCAGATGGTTCAACAATAATAACTGACGCAAATGTAAATCAAGCATTCAGAATTTTAATTAAGAAAAGAAAAGTGTCCACAGGAATTTATACGTTATTTTCTATAGGTCATTTAATTAGTGCGGGTGTGTTCGGTTATAGCTTAACAAGCTATTTTTCTACTAACAATACTTCTTCTCAGCATAGCTATTCTTTAATTTCTGTGTTGTGTATTGTTATCTTTACAATAATTAAAATTTTTGAAAAGACATTATATGATAAAGAATAAGCCCCAATAGTTTTTTTCTAATAGATATCCTTTTGCCCCGATTCAGCCTAAGTTTTAAACCTCTCCAGTAGCACAATCCTAATAAACAGAAAGTTATTTATACAGTAATGCTATTAAATAAACATCACAGAGCTATCGTCTTCTCTCATCGTTTCACGACTCCGCACAATTTCCGTGAGCTTTGACCCTTAGCTTCGATTCCCTCCCCGTGCTCTAGGCCACTAAAGTAGCATAAATTTTATAAATAAAACAATGAATTTTTCAAACCTCTTTAGAAAACTTTATAAACAAACCATCGCTATTATCATTAATTAACTCCCTTTTGTTACTGGCCTAAAGCCGGTAACGAAAGGCTAATAATTTTATTAAATAAACTCATAAATATTAAAATTTTGTGTAAGCGTTATGGAAGGCTCAATAAAAAATAAGAGGATTTATGCATATTATGATGGCAGCAATTTCTACCATTTTTGTAAAGGCAATTATGGAATAACAAAAATTCATTTTCATCACATGACTAATCAATTATTGGATCTAAAATCTGAAGAATTGGTTAAGATTAGATATTATAATTCTCCAGTAAATCAACAGGAAGATCCAGAAATGTATGCAAAACAGCTTAGATTTTTTGAACATCTGAAGAAAACCCCATTTTTGGATTTATCATTGGGTAGATTGGTAAAAAGGCCTCTCAATAAAATAAATATAGAATGTGAAAATTGCGGGATACAAGAGGCAGATTCCATACAATGTCCTGGATGCGAGAACCAAGTTAATGTTAAAGACATATACAAAAATACTGAAAAAGGAGTGGATGTACAATTGGCAATCGATTTGTTATTGGATGCGTTGAACGATAGATATGATGTTGCATTATTATTTAGTGGAGATGCTGATTTTTGTCCAGCAATAA is a window of bacterium DNA encoding:
- a CDS encoding DUF6094 domain-containing protein, which codes for MRLEGKIKMGYYPTPLSVVERISSFLKFPQDNVNILDPCCGEGLALKKLTEGFNATTYGIELDEHRGKQAKTNLDYVITGSYEDSKISNNAFSCLLLNPPYDWEIHSDDADSERKEKTFLKDTVKYLQPSGTLIYIIPQHRLNEDIAKILSYRFCDFNVFRFPDEEYEAQKQIVLFGRKKSKSVVNENDFWRLQSVYRENLPEIPYSKEPLYKLPPSVPVSLFCSSLIDEKELEKEMGKSVLWQKFNGYGEGNGNDIGRPPLPLHTGHLGLLLANGCLDGVVGEGEDKHIVRGKVEKVTHKFEEYADNVLIEREVEKYNVSIKLLRKDGEILNLM
- a CDS encoding NYN domain-containing protein encodes the protein MEGSIKNKRIYAYYDGSNFYHFCKGNYGITKIHFHHMTNQLLDLKSEELVKIRYYNSPVNQQEDPEMYAKQLRFFEHLKKTPFLDLSLGRLVKRPLNKINIECENCGIQEADSIQCPGCENQVNVKDIYKNTEKGVDVQLAIDLLLDALNDRYDVALLFSGDADFCPAIRYIIKYLKKEVIFCHFPSPVTEELLQCCSDDILITKEMLEKSQIPPHKQ